A section of the Neisseria dumasiana genome encodes:
- a CDS encoding YraN family protein → MRLTHKQGARGEDAALRFLKKQGCRPIARNWHCPFGEIDLIVKNGNMILFVEVKYRAGKSFGGAAYSITPAKLLKLQKSAEHYLQQHGLSHASCRLDAVLIEGNDEPQWIHNITG, encoded by the coding sequence ATGCGCTTAACCCATAAACAAGGGGCAAGGGGTGAAGATGCCGCCCTGCGTTTTTTGAAAAAACAGGGTTGCCGGCCGATTGCCCGTAACTGGCATTGCCCGTTCGGCGAAATTGATTTGATAGTCAAAAACGGTAACATGATTCTGTTTGTTGAAGTAAAATACCGCGCAGGAAAAAGTTTTGGCGGTGCGGCATACAGCATCACTCCGGCCAAACTTTTGAAATTGCAAAAAAGTGCGGAACATTATTTGCAGCAACACGGTCTGAGCCATGCGTCATGCCGCTTGGATGCGGTTTTGATTGAAGGCAATGATGAACCGCAGTGGATACATAACATTACAGGTTAA
- a CDS encoding phosphoheptose isomerase, whose protein sequence is MTVLQQRVAAHFIQSIEAKQQAADVLSEPTAQAAELMLQCLMNDGKILACGNGGSAADAQHFAAEMTGRFEKERMELAAVALTTDTSALTAIGNDYGFDHVFSKQVRALGRAGDILIGISTSGNSANVIEAIKAAHERDMHVIAFTGRDGGKIAGMLKDSDILLNVPHQRTARIQEIHILLIHALCDCIDSTLLDGM, encoded by the coding sequence ATGACTGTTTTACAACAACGCGTTGCCGCACATTTTATCCAAAGTATCGAAGCCAAACAGCAGGCGGCAGATGTTTTGAGCGAACCGACTGCCCAAGCAGCCGAGTTGATGCTGCAATGTTTGATGAATGACGGCAAAATTTTAGCTTGCGGCAACGGCGGCTCGGCTGCCGATGCCCAACATTTTGCCGCTGAAATGACCGGCCGCTTCGAGAAAGAACGCATGGAGTTGGCTGCAGTGGCACTGACTACCGACACATCCGCCTTAACCGCCATCGGCAACGATTACGGTTTCGACCATGTGTTCAGCAAACAGGTACGCGCCCTCGGCCGAGCGGGAGACATTCTCATCGGTATTTCCACATCGGGCAATTCTGCCAATGTGATTGAAGCCATCAAAGCCGCGCACGAACGCGATATGCATGTGATTGCCTTTACCGGAAGAGACGGCGGCAAGATAGCGGGCATGTTGAAAGACAGCGATATTCTGCTCAACGTGCCCCACCAGCGCACCGCACGGATTCAGGAAATCCATATTTTGCTGATTCATGCTTTGTGCGACTGTATCGACAGCACATTATTGGACGGCATGTAA
- the rsmI gene encoding 16S rRNA (cytidine(1402)-2'-O)-methyltransferase: MMQKHYQKACDSISAGTLYVVATPIGNLADITLRALAVLQRADVVCAEDTRVTAQLLSAYGIQSKLLSVREHNEQHMAGKVIEALSDGLIVAQVSDAGTPAVCDPGAKLVERVREAGFKVAPVLGASAVMGALSVAGVVEPNFYFHGFLPSKTGERRKLLASWSDVEYAVVMFETPHRIAATLEDMATLFPNRKVMLAREISKTFETFLSGTVLDIQTAVQEDTNQSRGEMVIVLHPDIKEKQTELSEHAQNVMKILAAELPTKQASDLAAKITGESKKALYDLALTWK; encoded by the coding sequence ATGATGCAAAAACACTATCAAAAAGCCTGCGACAGTATTTCAGCCGGAACATTATACGTTGTGGCTACGCCCATCGGCAATTTGGCCGACATCACGCTGCGCGCGCTTGCTGTATTGCAGCGCGCCGATGTTGTTTGTGCGGAAGATACGCGCGTAACCGCACAATTACTCAGCGCCTACGGCATACAGTCGAAACTCCTGAGCGTGCGCGAGCACAACGAACAACATATGGCGGGCAAAGTGATTGAAGCACTTTCAGACGGCCTGATTGTTGCGCAGGTATCCGATGCGGGAACTCCCGCAGTTTGCGACCCCGGCGCCAAGCTGGTTGAGCGGGTACGCGAAGCAGGCTTTAAAGTTGCACCGGTTTTGGGTGCAAGTGCCGTTATGGGTGCATTGAGCGTGGCAGGCGTTGTGGAGCCAAACTTTTATTTTCACGGTTTTTTACCTTCTAAAACAGGCGAACGCCGCAAACTGCTGGCCTCGTGGTCTGATGTTGAATACGCCGTGGTGATGTTTGAAACCCCGCACCGCATCGCCGCCACATTGGAAGACATGGCAACCCTGTTCCCCAACCGCAAAGTGATGCTGGCACGGGAAATTTCAAAAACTTTCGAAACCTTCTTGAGTGGAACCGTACTCGATATTCAGACGGCCGTTCAAGAAGATACCAACCAAAGCCGCGGCGAAATGGTTATCGTGCTGCACCCGGATATAAAAGAAAAGCAAACCGAACTCTCGGAACACGCCCAAAATGTGATGAAAATTTTGGCCGCCGAACTCCCCACCAAACAGGCTTCGGATTTAGCCGCCAAAATCACCGGAGAAAGCAAAAAAGCATTATATGATTTGGCATTAACTTGGAAGTAA
- a CDS encoding BON domain-containing protein encodes MSIKRYAKTLITFSVAATLLSGCVGAVLGGAAVGGAAAVDRRTVGTQTDDNVMEVRIKNTAMTYLRDSNKTPGFHPKLSVVSYNRHILLLGHVATEEEKGFVEQVARAEPSAQQVYNHISVSSQPRTLGAISDDTWSTSKVRATLLGIQGVIPSRVKIVTYDGVTYVMGILTPAEQEAVTQRVSTTVGVRKVVTLYQTYNK; translated from the coding sequence ATGAGTATCAAAAGATACGCAAAAACCCTGATTACCTTTTCGGTTGCCGCAACCCTGTTGAGCGGTTGTGTCGGTGCCGTATTGGGCGGTGCGGCCGTAGGCGGCGCAGCAGCAGTCGACCGCCGTACCGTCGGCACGCAAACCGACGATAATGTGATGGAAGTGCGCATTAAAAACACCGCAATGACGTATCTGCGCGACAGCAACAAAACGCCCGGCTTCCATCCCAAGCTCTCGGTAGTCAGCTACAACCGGCACATTTTGCTCTTAGGCCATGTTGCCACCGAAGAGGAAAAAGGGTTTGTGGAACAGGTTGCGCGTGCCGAACCTTCTGCACAGCAAGTGTATAACCACATCAGCGTATCCTCTCAGCCCAGAACCTTGGGTGCGATTTCAGACGATACATGGAGCACATCAAAAGTGCGTGCCACACTGCTTGGCATTCAAGGTGTGATTCCCAGTCGGGTGAAAATCGTTACTTACGACGGTGTAACCTATGTGATGGGCATTCTCACACCTGCCGAACAGGAAGCCGTTACCCAGCGGGTAAGCACCACAGTAGGCGTAAGAAAAGTGGTAACTCTTTATCAAACTTACAATAAATGA
- the map gene encoding type I methionyl aminopeptidase: protein MAIIIKTAEEIEKMRELGRLAAEALDYIGQFVKPGVTTAELDKLIHDYHINVQGGYPAPLNYGNPPYPKSCCTSVNHVICHGIPDDKPLKNGDIVNIDVTIKKDGFHGDSSRMFAVGQISPQAQRLIDVTHASMMAGIEAVKPGATLGDIGYACQQVAENAGYSVVQEFCGHGIGRGFHEEPQVLHYGKKGQGPVLKPGMIFTIEPMINQGKRHLRILADGWTVVTKDRSLSAQWEHEVLVTETGYEILTISPQTGKP, encoded by the coding sequence ATGGCGATTATCATCAAAACAGCCGAAGAAATCGAAAAAATGCGCGAGCTTGGCCGCTTGGCCGCCGAAGCATTGGATTATATCGGCCAATTTGTCAAACCCGGCGTTACCACCGCCGAGCTCGACAAACTGATTCACGACTACCATATCAATGTGCAAGGCGGTTATCCCGCGCCGCTGAACTACGGCAACCCACCTTATCCGAAATCGTGCTGCACATCCGTCAATCACGTTATCTGCCACGGCATTCCTGATGATAAGCCTTTGAAAAACGGCGATATTGTCAATATCGACGTTACCATCAAAAAAGACGGCTTCCACGGTGATTCCAGCCGTATGTTTGCGGTTGGGCAAATCAGCCCGCAGGCGCAGCGTTTGATTGATGTAACCCATGCCAGCATGATGGCCGGTATCGAAGCCGTGAAGCCCGGAGCCACTTTGGGCGATATCGGCTATGCGTGCCAGCAAGTGGCGGAAAATGCAGGTTATTCGGTTGTGCAGGAATTTTGCGGTCACGGCATCGGACGGGGCTTTCACGAAGAGCCGCAAGTGCTTCACTACGGTAAAAAAGGCCAAGGGCCGGTGCTGAAGCCGGGTATGATTTTTACCATTGAACCGATGATTAATCAGGGTAAACGCCATTTGCGTATTTTGGCCGACGGATGGACGGTGGTAACCAAAGACCGTTCGCTCTCCGCGCAATGGGAACATGAGGTTTTGGTAACCGAAACCGGCTACGAAATCCTCACTATCAGCCCCCAAACAGGTAAACCTTGA
- a CDS encoding helix-turn-helix domain-containing protein gives MKSFEKIENIRDIRKKLGLNQMDFWSRIGVTQSGGSRYESGRNMPKPVRELLRLVHIEKIDLAKVNRDDLAIASLLKSRQPDLYASLKKEAKAEAKNK, from the coding sequence ATGAAGTCGTTCGAGAAAATCGAAAATATCCGCGATATCCGCAAAAAACTCGGTTTAAACCAAATGGATTTTTGGAGCCGTATCGGTGTAACCCAATCAGGTGGTTCACGCTACGAATCAGGTCGCAACATGCCTAAGCCTGTACGCGAACTGCTGCGTTTGGTGCATATCGAAAAAATCGATTTGGCAAAAGTAAACCGTGACGATCTCGCCATTGCCTCACTGCTGAAAAGCCGCCAGCCGGATTTGTATGCCTCTTTGAAAAAAGAAGCCAAAGCCGAAGCGAAAAACAAATGA
- a CDS encoding formate--tetrahydrofolate ligase, whose amino-acid sequence MSYKTDAEIAQAAAIRPIGEIAAKLGLNADQYDPYGKYKAKINPADVFALPKKQGRLILVTAINPTPAGEGKTTVTIGLADALNYIGKQAVIALREPSLGPVFGVKGGAAGGGYAQVLPMEDINLHFTGDFHAIGAANNLLAAMLDNHIYQGNELNIDPKRVLWRRVVDMNDRQLRNIIDGMGKPTDGVMRPDGFDITVASEVMAVFCLAKDLADLKERLGNILVAYTKDGSPVYARDLKANGAMAALLKDAVKPNLVQTIDGTPAFVHGGPFANIAHGCNSVIATRLARHLGDYAVTEAGFGADLGAEKFCDIKCRLAGIKPDAAVVVATVRALKYNGGVERANLGEENLNALEKGLPNLLKHISNLKNVFGLPVVVALNRFVSDTDAELDMIQTACAKEGVEVSLTEVWGKGGAGGADLAQKVVNAIETQPNNFRFAYDTDLGVQDKIRTIAQKIYGAADVDFSSEALAEIASLEKLGLDKLPVCMAKTQYSLSDNAKLLGKPEGFRITVRGITVSAGAGFIVALCGNMMKMPGLPKVPAAEKIDVDENGVIHGLF is encoded by the coding sequence ATGAGCTATAAAACCGATGCCGAAATCGCCCAAGCTGCCGCAATACGACCGATAGGCGAGATTGCCGCCAAACTCGGCCTGAATGCCGACCAATACGACCCTTACGGCAAATACAAAGCCAAAATCAATCCGGCCGACGTATTTGCCTTGCCGAAAAAACAAGGCCGTCTGATTTTGGTAACGGCCATCAACCCCACACCCGCGGGCGAAGGCAAAACCACCGTAACCATCGGTTTGGCCGATGCTTTAAACTACATCGGCAAGCAGGCCGTTATTGCCCTGCGCGAACCTTCGCTCGGCCCTGTGTTCGGTGTGAAAGGCGGTGCGGCAGGCGGCGGATATGCGCAAGTGTTGCCGATGGAAGACATTAACCTGCACTTTACCGGCGATTTCCATGCCATCGGTGCGGCCAACAACCTGCTGGCCGCCATGCTCGATAACCACATTTATCAAGGCAACGAACTCAATATCGACCCCAAACGCGTGCTGTGGCGGCGCGTGGTCGATATGAACGACCGCCAGTTGCGCAACATCATCGACGGCATGGGCAAGCCTACCGACGGCGTGATGCGCCCCGACGGTTTTGACATCACCGTTGCCTCCGAAGTGATGGCTGTGTTCTGCTTGGCCAAAGATTTGGCCGACTTGAAAGAACGCTTGGGCAATATTCTCGTGGCTTACACCAAAGACGGCAGCCCCGTTTACGCACGGGATTTGAAAGCCAACGGTGCAATGGCGGCCTTGTTGAAAGATGCGGTTAAGCCCAATCTGGTGCAAACCATCGACGGCACACCGGCTTTCGTACACGGCGGCCCGTTTGCCAACATCGCCCACGGCTGCAACTCCGTGATTGCCACCCGTTTGGCGCGTCATCTGGGCGATTACGCCGTTACCGAAGCCGGTTTCGGTGCGGATTTGGGCGCGGAAAAATTCTGCGACATCAAATGCCGCCTGGCCGGAATCAAACCCGATGCGGCAGTAGTGGTGGCCACCGTGCGTGCGCTTAAATATAACGGCGGCGTGGAACGTGCCAATTTAGGCGAAGAAAACCTGAACGCGCTCGAGAAAGGCCTGCCGAACCTGCTCAAACACATCAGCAACCTGAAAAACGTGTTCGGTTTGCCGGTGGTGGTTGCGCTGAACCGCTTTGTTTCCGATACCGATGCCGAACTCGATATGATTCAGACGGCCTGTGCCAAAGAAGGCGTTGAAGTATCGTTAACCGAAGTGTGGGGCAAAGGCGGCGCCGGCGGTGCCGACTTGGCTCAAAAGGTGGTGAATGCCATCGAAACCCAGCCTAATAATTTCAGGTTTGCCTACGACACCGATTTGGGCGTGCAAGACAAAATCCGCACCATCGCCCAAAAAATTTACGGTGCGGCCGATGTCGATTTCAGCAGCGAAGCCCTTGCCGAAATCGCCTCGTTGGAAAAATTGGGCTTGGACAAACTGCCCGTGTGTATGGCGAAAACCCAATATTCTTTAAGCGACAACGCCAAACTTTTGGGTAAACCCGAAGGCTTCCGCATCACCGTGCGCGGCATCACCGTGTCGGCCGGCGCAGGCTTTATCGTTGCCCTGTGCGGCAACATGATGAAAATGCCCGGCCTGCCGAAAGTGCCCGCCGCCGAGAAGATTGATGTGGATGAAAACGGCGTGATTCACGGGTTGTTCTGA